The nucleotide sequence CTAAAGGTATTAATAAAGTTAAAGTACATGCACTATTAAATTGTATAACTTTAATAGCTGGAACTATTGCAGTAAACTTAGGTAAATCATTAAATAAAGCTGCCTAACGGCATATGAATACTTGAATGTTAATATTAATTAGGAGGGTTTTGCAAATCTATAGAATCTGTAAAATTAAAATATGAAATTTAAAATCTCATTTTCAATGAGCTATCCCCCTGTACCTTTTTTTTATTTAATTTTATAGATTTAATTATGCAATTTCCTTAATTGGTTAATTTATTCATCGCAATCAACTTCCATCTAATTAATGCTTTTAATAAAATTAAATCCTAGTTAAAATTATTTTAACCAGGATTATATTGAGTTCTCATTAACTATTTATTTTTTAATAAGGTCACAAAATTAATAGGCGGTAAAAAAATTGGATTTATACCAGATTTAGTTGTTATAGCTGATATATGCTCTCTTACATACGGGAACATTAAAGCTGGTGCATTATTTTCTATATATTCATCTATATCCATATTCTCTTCACCATCAATGGTTGAAAATAAACCAACAAACTTGCTTTGCAATTTTAATTTCTCTTCGTCATCTTTTATTATCCTTAGATTTGTTTCCAACTCTACGTTATAATTTTCATCTATTTTACTATTTGCTGCCTCTATACTAAAATCTAAATCCCCATCCTCGGGTACATCAAAATCTCTCCAAAATTCTTCTGCCACCAATATAATTCCATCAAAACTTATACCTGGTTGCTTATTCTTGTCCATTATGCAACCTCCTCAATATCATTAGGGTTGAATATATTACTACTAGTGGTATTTGTTTCGTTCCCTGAAAAATAAAACTCTACAGATTTTGATTCAATAGTATTAAAACTTAAATTAGTGAATTTTTGTTTTGGTTTAAAACTCATCTTTTTAATTTTTATATTATTATAATCTAACTTATCCCCTAAGTTAAAGTAATTAATCTTTATAGACTCAAACTTATTATTTGTCCTTTCTTCTAATTCTTTTGCTCTAGGGTGATCATATCCAAAGGAGCACTTCTGTTTATTTATAATTTTCCTTTAATAATTCTCAGATAAATAAGTTATTAGTTTAGGATATAATAAACCCGGTTCTTATAAAAAGTAATTAATAAAAAAAGTGTTTTCTAAAGCAAGCAATAACAAATAAATATAAAATAGAGGATGATTAGCATCTGCTCATCATCCTTCATAATTATATATTCTTAGTTATCCAGTTCTTCTTTTAACTTTTCTACATCTAATTTAGAAAGTCCTGTAGACTTTGCTACTAAGGCTATTCCCACGCCTTCCTTTAAAAAATTTTTAGCTATCTTTATTCTCTCTTCTTGTTTTCCTTCTTTAATCCCTTTTTCCATTCCTTTTTTCACGCCCTTT is from Tissierellales bacterium and encodes:
- a CDS encoding protein-export chaperone SecB, giving the protein MDKNKQPGISFDGIILVAEEFWRDFDVPEDGDLDFSIEAANSKIDENYNVELETNLRIIKDDEEKLKLQSKFVGLFSTIDGEENMDIDEYIENNAPALMFPYVREHISAITTKSGINPIFLPPINFVTLLKNK